A single window of Flavobacteriales bacterium DNA harbors:
- the narH gene encoding nitrate reductase subunit beta has protein sequence MDIRSQVSMVFHLDKCIGCHTCSIACKNIWTDRKGAEYMWWNNVETKPGTGYPTKWEDQEIYQGGWVKNGDTVSLKGAGKLKGLKNIFHNPHMPVLDDYYEPWTYKYSDLFDAPEGDDQPTARPVSLVTGKPVDVQSGPNWDDDLSGSPDYARNDVNFKDLSGPEQESLFQLERMTFHYLPRICNHCLNPACVGSCPSGALYKRGEDGVVLINQERCRAWRMCVTACPYKKSYYNWNTGKSEKCILCYPRLESGQAPACMHSCVGRIRYLGVMLYDADKIHEVASCDEKDLVDKQMAIYLDPFSEEVIREARKNGIADSTIRAAQQSPVYKFVKKWKIALPLHPEFRTIPNLFYVPPMLPAMASVDSDGIYDSTTKSLWAGIDQYRLPMKYLASLFTAGNEEKIKAVLRKLLAVKIHRRNETVGDLPKEEVEEALAQGNTDPKEADSIFRLTSLATFDERFVIPAAHREESLEMIEATADAKGETGFGFKIRPARGL, from the coding sequence ATGGATATCAGATCGCAAGTCTCAATGGTGTTTCATCTCGATAAGTGTATCGGGTGTCACACATGTTCCATTGCCTGCAAGAACATATGGACCGACAGGAAGGGGGCAGAATATATGTGGTGGAACAATGTGGAGACCAAACCAGGAACAGGTTACCCCACCAAATGGGAAGACCAGGAAATATACCAGGGAGGATGGGTGAAAAACGGTGACACCGTATCGTTGAAGGGTGCCGGAAAACTAAAGGGCCTGAAAAACATCTTCCACAACCCTCACATGCCGGTACTTGACGACTATTATGAGCCCTGGACATACAAATATTCCGATCTGTTTGACGCACCGGAGGGAGATGATCAACCCACGGCAAGACCTGTGTCCCTGGTAACCGGAAAACCGGTGGACGTGCAGTCGGGCCCCAACTGGGATGATGACCTGAGCGGGTCGCCGGATTACGCAAGAAATGACGTGAACTTCAAGGACCTGAGCGGGCCGGAACAGGAAAGTCTCTTCCAATTGGAGCGAATGACCTTTCATTACCTTCCCCGTATCTGCAATCACTGCCTGAATCCGGCCTGCGTGGGTTCTTGTCCGTCCGGCGCTTTGTACAAAAGAGGAGAAGACGGAGTGGTTCTGATCAACCAGGAACGTTGCCGTGCGTGGAGGATGTGTGTAACCGCCTGCCCTTACAAAAAAAGCTACTACAACTGGAATACGGGTAAGTCGGAGAAATGCATCCTATGCTACCCTCGCCTGGAATCCGGTCAGGCGCCGGCATGCATGCATTCTTGTGTAGGTCGCATCCGCTACCTGGGCGTGATGTTGTACGATGCGGATAAAATTCATGAGGTCGCATCTTGTGATGAGAAGGACCTTGTTGACAAACAAATGGCCATTTATTTGGATCCTTTTAGTGAGGAGGTCATCAGGGAAGCAAGAAAAAACGGAATCGCGGATTCTACCATTCGTGCCGCGCAACAATCGCCGGTTTACAAATTCGTAAAGAAATGGAAAATCGCATTGCCATTACACCCCGAATTCCGTACCATTCCCAATCTGTTCTACGTGCCACCGATGCTACCGGCAATGGCGAGCGTGGATAGTGACGGTATTTACGATTCCACCACCAAATCTCTTTGGGCAGGAATCGACCAGTACCGGTTACCGATGAAATACCTCGCATCGCTTTTCACTGCGGGCAATGAAGAAAAAATCAAAGCGGTATTGAGGAAATTGCTGGCCGTAAAAATTCATCGGAGAAACGAAACCGTAGGTGACCTACCCAAAGAAGAAGTAGAAGAAGCATTGGCCCAGGGCAACACAGACCCCAAGGAAGCAGACAGCATTTTCAGACTCACCTCCCTTGCCACGTTTGATGAGCGCTTTGTAATACCTGCAGCTCATCGGGAAGAATCCCTGGAAATGATAGAGGCGACGGCTGATGCAAAAGGTGAAACAGGGTTCGGCTTTAAAATACGACCGGCCCGCGGACTATGA
- a CDS encoding nitrate reductase subunit alpha: MSWIVDIISPKTRKWEEFYRNRWQYDKVIRSTHGVNCTGGCSWNIHVKDGIVVWEMQALDYPLLENGLPPYEPRGCQRGISYSWYLYSPIRVKYPLLRGALLDIFREEKKKANGDPVKAWENIQNDPEKRKRYQRARGKGGFRRVHWEDVLELIAASNLYTVKKYGPDRLIGFSPIPAMSMLSYASGARYLQLMGGVNLSFYDWYCDLPNAFPEVWGEQTDVCESADWYNSKFCVSMGANLGMTRTPDIHFFSEARHNGTKTVVMSPDFSMVAKHADQWIPCHAGSDGAFWMAVTHVILKEWHVDKKTDYFIDYVKRYTDSTFLVELEKQGDHYVPGKLVRANQIKTFQGITNGEWKFLCLDEATGAFVTPKGTVGYRWDEEKGKWNLKYENGTDDKTYDPVLTLLGNSDAVCQVEYEEFGLKKKALRGVPVKHIETVDGKKIAAATVYDITMAHYGVGRGLPGDYPGNYDDKDAAYTPAWQEIFTGIGRKTVIKFAREWAGTAETTQGKCMVIVGAAINHWFHGNLMYRASIMAQMLTGCNGKNGGGMNHYVGQEKLAPVDSWGTVMSGKDWQGANRFQQAPIWHYIHSDQWRYDNNQKLYNSVPENANELAHQHTADWVVKSVRNGWMPFYPQFNKSNLDIVKEARAQGARDEKEVVDHVVQKLKSKELLHSVVDPDDPVNFPRVWFIWRGNALMSSAKGHEYMLNHYLGTHHNDIADEVAGESVQDIIYRESAPSGKMDLVIDINFRMDTSALYSDVVLPTASWYEKADLNSTDLHSFIHPLSEAVPPVWEAKTDWQIFQAIAKKVSEMAKSYLPEPVTDLVNLPLSHDSADEITQPKLLDWSKGECEPIPGKTMHKMKLVDRDYKLIYQKYISLGDGVAKNGLGAHGNHYMCDDVYEEMLQRRNHIQEIDGKEYPSLREDVEAANAVLSLSTLTNGKLNFRAYQNMEKKTGLVLADLGEGLKDVRTDYKDLQAQPRRYNTSPVWSGLMNNGRAYAAYTYNVDRLVPWRTLTGRQHFYLDHEGYIMFGEHLPTYKPSPTPEVYGDLRKTVNDGKARMLNCLTPHGKWHIHSTYGDTLRMLTLSRGMEPCWINEVDASELGIKDNDWVEVYNDHGVYCTRACVSARIPKGVCIVYHSPERTYSVPKSQVRGNRRAGGHNSFTRVHLKPNLLVGGYGQFSYHFNYWGPVGANRDTHVLVRRMDKVEF, from the coding sequence ATGAGTTGGATAGTAGACATCATCTCGCCAAAGACCCGGAAATGGGAAGAATTTTATCGAAACAGATGGCAATACGACAAAGTCATTCGCAGTACCCATGGCGTAAACTGCACGGGTGGATGTTCTTGGAACATTCACGTCAAGGATGGCATCGTTGTGTGGGAGATGCAGGCACTTGATTATCCCCTTCTGGAAAATGGACTTCCGCCTTATGAACCCAGGGGATGTCAAAGGGGTATCTCATACTCATGGTACCTGTACAGCCCCATACGTGTCAAATATCCACTCCTGAGAGGTGCCTTGCTGGACATCTTCAGGGAGGAAAAGAAAAAAGCCAACGGTGACCCGGTGAAGGCGTGGGAGAACATACAGAATGACCCTGAAAAGAGGAAACGTTACCAGCGGGCCAGAGGTAAAGGTGGGTTCAGAAGAGTCCATTGGGAAGATGTACTGGAGTTGATCGCTGCCTCCAATCTCTACACGGTCAAAAAATACGGACCGGATCGCCTGATTGGATTTTCTCCCATTCCGGCCATGTCCATGTTAAGTTACGCCTCGGGTGCCCGCTACCTGCAACTGATGGGAGGTGTGAATCTCAGCTTTTACGACTGGTATTGCGATCTTCCGAATGCATTCCCTGAAGTATGGGGCGAACAAACCGACGTTTGCGAAAGCGCCGACTGGTACAACTCCAAGTTCTGTGTCTCAATGGGTGCAAATTTGGGAATGACACGAACCCCGGATATTCATTTCTTTTCAGAAGCCCGGCATAACGGAACAAAAACGGTGGTTATGTCTCCGGACTTCAGCATGGTGGCCAAACACGCTGACCAATGGATTCCTTGCCATGCCGGATCCGACGGTGCTTTCTGGATGGCAGTGACCCACGTTATCCTGAAAGAGTGGCACGTGGATAAGAAAACAGACTACTTCATTGACTATGTCAAAAGGTACACGGATTCAACTTTCCTGGTAGAACTGGAAAAACAAGGGGACCATTACGTTCCGGGTAAACTGGTGCGGGCGAATCAGATCAAAACATTCCAGGGAATCACCAATGGGGAATGGAAATTCCTGTGTCTGGATGAAGCAACCGGTGCGTTTGTTACGCCCAAAGGTACCGTCGGCTACCGTTGGGATGAAGAAAAAGGCAAATGGAATCTGAAATACGAGAATGGTACCGATGACAAAACTTATGATCCCGTGCTTACTTTGCTGGGAAATAGTGACGCAGTTTGCCAGGTTGAATATGAAGAATTTGGGCTGAAGAAAAAAGCACTGCGGGGCGTTCCGGTTAAACACATCGAAACCGTTGACGGAAAAAAGATAGCAGCCGCAACCGTATATGACATCACCATGGCCCACTATGGAGTGGGTCGTGGATTACCCGGTGACTACCCGGGCAACTATGACGACAAAGACGCAGCCTACACACCTGCCTGGCAAGAGATCTTTACCGGTATAGGGCGAAAAACGGTGATAAAATTTGCCCGGGAATGGGCAGGTACCGCGGAAACGACACAAGGCAAGTGCATGGTGATAGTGGGTGCTGCCATCAACCACTGGTTCCACGGGAACCTGATGTATCGCGCCTCAATCATGGCACAGATGCTTACCGGTTGCAATGGTAAAAACGGTGGCGGAATGAACCACTATGTAGGACAGGAAAAACTTGCTCCGGTGGATTCATGGGGAACCGTCATGTCCGGCAAGGACTGGCAAGGCGCCAATCGGTTTCAGCAAGCCCCCATCTGGCATTATATCCATTCAGATCAATGGCGCTATGACAACAACCAGAAATTATACAACAGCGTACCGGAAAACGCCAACGAACTGGCCCATCAACACACTGCAGACTGGGTGGTTAAATCTGTTCGGAACGGCTGGATGCCCTTTTATCCCCAGTTCAACAAAAGCAACCTGGATATTGTCAAGGAAGCACGAGCCCAGGGTGCCAGGGATGAAAAAGAGGTTGTTGATCATGTGGTTCAAAAACTAAAATCCAAAGAATTGTTACACTCGGTGGTGGATCCCGATGATCCCGTGAACTTCCCGAGGGTATGGTTTATCTGGAGGGGAAATGCCCTGATGTCAAGTGCCAAAGGTCATGAATACATGCTGAATCACTATCTGGGCACACATCACAATGACATAGCGGATGAAGTGGCCGGCGAGTCGGTTCAGGATATCATCTACAGAGAAAGCGCTCCTTCCGGCAAAATGGATCTGGTCATTGACATCAATTTCCGAATGGATACGTCGGCCCTGTACTCCGATGTCGTTCTCCCAACCGCATCCTGGTATGAGAAAGCGGATTTGAACAGCACCGATTTACATTCCTTTATTCATCCCTTATCAGAAGCCGTCCCTCCGGTGTGGGAGGCCAAAACCGACTGGCAGATCTTTCAGGCCATTGCCAAAAAAGTGAGCGAGATGGCCAAGAGTTATTTACCCGAGCCTGTAACGGACCTTGTTAATCTACCCCTGTCTCACGATTCAGCCGATGAAATCACCCAACCCAAATTATTGGATTGGAGCAAGGGAGAATGTGAACCCATCCCGGGAAAGACCATGCACAAGATGAAATTGGTTGACCGGGACTACAAACTCATCTATCAAAAATACATTTCGCTTGGTGACGGAGTAGCAAAAAACGGCCTGGGTGCGCACGGCAATCATTACATGTGCGATGACGTGTATGAAGAAATGCTGCAACGCCGCAACCACATCCAGGAAATTGACGGCAAAGAGTACCCATCGCTCAGGGAAGATGTGGAAGCCGCCAACGCTGTGCTTTCCTTATCCACCCTTACCAACGGTAAACTAAACTTCCGGGCCTACCAGAACATGGAAAAGAAAACCGGTTTGGTTTTGGCCGACCTGGGAGAAGGATTGAAAGATGTACGAACAGATTACAAAGACCTCCAGGCACAACCCCGTCGCTACAACACATCACCTGTATGGTCGGGCCTTATGAATAACGGCAGGGCCTATGCCGCATATACCTACAATGTAGACAGGCTGGTGCCCTGGAGGACCTTGACAGGCAGGCAACATTTCTACCTGGATCACGAGGGATACATCATGTTCGGTGAACATCTTCCCACCTATAAGCCCTCTCCGACGCCGGAGGTATATGGTGATCTCCGGAAAACCGTGAACGATGGAAAAGCAAGAATGCTGAACTGCCTTACACCTCACGGTAAATGGCACATTCACTCCACATACGGAGATACACTCCGGATGCTTACACTGTCCAGAGGCATGGAACCATGCTGGATCAATGAAGTGGATGCATCGGAACTCGGCATCAAGGACAATGACTGGGTTGAGGTTTATAATGACCACGGAGTGTATTGTACCCGGGCGTGTGTCAGTGCCCGCATACCTAAAGGAGTATGTATTGTATACCACTCACCGGAACGGACTTACTCCGTACCCAAATCACAGGTAAGAGGCAACCGCCGGGCCGGAGGTCATAACAGCTTTACACGTGTTCACCTGAAACCGAATCTTTTGGTGGGTGGATACGGCCAGTTCAGTTACCACTTTAACTACTGGGGGCCGGTAGGTGCCAACCGGGATACGCATGTACTTGTAAGAAGAATGGATAAAGTTGAATTCTAA
- a CDS encoding cytochrome c: MITRYKYLAIAIGLFCCFPHDVAAQDGAAIFKQNCGACHMLGQRLVGPDLIGVNERRSQDWLLKFIKSSQSVIKSGDPDASDLFAKFNQTIMPDQSQLGDDQIKSILAYISEETQARQVVVSAVEPPGEAVPAPPIEYSDLDIAEGRLLFLGNKSLSQGGPACISCHNINNNDLVSGGLLAKDLTNVYTRLGDAGIAGILGAPPFPPMTTAYTNKALDSLEIVELTAFLKHADDISPDQEVKTGANIFLVGGTSGLILLLLLISFIWRKRLRKSVKQDIYQRQIKSV, from the coding sequence ATGATCACACGTTATAAATATCTGGCCATAGCAATCGGGTTGTTCTGTTGTTTCCCGCACGACGTAGCCGCCCAGGATGGGGCTGCCATCTTCAAGCAGAATTGTGGTGCCTGCCATATGCTGGGCCAAAGACTTGTCGGACCGGATCTGATTGGCGTCAATGAACGGAGGTCGCAAGACTGGCTCCTTAAGTTTATTAAATCATCCCAATCCGTGATTAAATCAGGTGATCCTGACGCCAGTGATTTGTTTGCCAAATTTAACCAAACAATCATGCCCGATCAATCCCAACTGGGGGATGATCAGATCAAATCGATCCTGGCCTACATATCGGAAGAAACCCAGGCGCGTCAGGTGGTGGTCAGTGCTGTGGAACCCCCTGGTGAAGCAGTACCGGCCCCACCCATTGAATATTCCGATCTGGATATCGCTGAAGGTCGATTGCTTTTCCTCGGCAACAAAAGCCTGTCCCAAGGTGGACCCGCGTGTATCTCATGCCATAACATCAACAACAATGACCTTGTAAGCGGTGGGCTTCTTGCCAAAGACCTGACCAATGTGTACACCCGGTTAGGCGATGCGGGAATAGCAGGTATTCTTGGCGCCCCCCCATTTCCTCCCATGACCACTGCATATACCAATAAAGCACTGGACAGTTTGGAAATTGTTGAACTGACCGCCTTCCTGAAACATGCCGATGATATCAGTCCGGATCAAGAGGTAAAAACAGGCGCCAACATTTTCCTTGTTGGCGGAACCAGCGGGCTGATTCTATTGCTTCTTTTGATCTCCTTCATTTGGAGAAAGAGATTAAGAAAATCTGTTAAGCAGGACATTTACCAGAGACAAATTAAATCTGTATAA